The sequence GACACGCGTTCATGATTATCGCATCCAAAAAGTCCAACACCTTAAAGTATTTGAGCGCACAACCGAGATGTTTTATCGAAAACGTAGGTATGCTTGTGCCTGTGGAAAGCGTTTTGCGGAGAAAAATACGTTTGTCGAAAGGTATCAGCGCCATACAAAAGAGTGGAATCAAGCGTTAGGGATTCGTGCGGTGACGGGAAAAAACTTTGTCGATACGGCAGCGCAATTCCGAACATCACCGACAACCGTAGCGCGTCGGTTTGATGCGATCTCTGCCCCCGCCCTGCAAGAAGTGGAAGAACTGCCTGAAGTGATAGCGATTGATGAATATAAA comes from Litoribacterium kuwaitense and encodes:
- a CDS encoding helix-turn-helix domain-containing protein, which gives rise to TRVHDYRIQKVQHLKVFERTTEMFYRKRRYACACGKRFAEKNTFVERYQRHTKEWNQALGIRAVTGKNFVDTAAQFRTSPTTVARRFDAISAPALQEVEELPEVIAIDEYKGDTNAGKYQVVIADGETGRLLDILPDRSVRTVKSYLQKK